The Roseateles sp. XES5 genome window below encodes:
- a CDS encoding IclR family transcriptional regulator — MSTIGKALILLDLVAGLDKDIGLTDLARLSDLDKATTRRFLVELEKHGFVEQDGETRKYRLGAAPVRLARIRQARFPFIAVAAPFVKVLAEETDETVHLSEFSGGRLATIHVETSSQAHRVIVDVGSTLPFHATASGIAFLSYLPQGEIDRALSKPLERFSPHTTVDAGEVRSLVRETTERGFSINRQGFEIGVISTAAPILAPNGRPVGSLAVAAPIARADTAKMLEIGARTRAAAKAIAESYYGAKR, encoded by the coding sequence ATGAGCACCATCGGCAAGGCCCTTATTCTGCTCGACCTGGTCGCGGGTCTCGACAAGGATATCGGTCTGACCGACCTTGCGCGCCTTTCCGATCTCGACAAGGCGACGACACGGCGCTTCCTGGTGGAACTGGAGAAGCACGGCTTCGTGGAGCAGGACGGCGAGACGCGCAAATACCGGCTCGGCGCTGCACCGGTGCGCCTCGCGCGCATCCGCCAGGCGCGCTTTCCCTTCATCGCCGTCGCCGCCCCCTTCGTGAAGGTGCTGGCGGAGGAAACGGACGAGACGGTTCATCTGTCGGAATTTTCCGGCGGGCGGCTCGCCACCATCCATGTCGAGACATCCTCGCAGGCCCATCGCGTGATCGTCGATGTCGGCTCCACCCTGCCCTTCCATGCCACCGCCTCGGGCATCGCCTTCCTCTCCTACCTGCCGCAGGGCGAAATCGACCGCGCGCTGTCAAAGCCGCTGGAACGCTTTTCGCCGCACACGACGGTCGATGCCGGCGAGGTGCGCAGCCTTGTGCGGGAAACGACGGAGCGGGGGTTCTCGATCAACCGGCAGGGCTTCGAGATCGGCGTCATCAGCACCGCCGCGCCGATCCTGGCGCCCAATGGCCGGCCGGTCGGATCGCTTGCCGTGGCCGCACCCATCGCACGGGCGGACACCGCCAAGATGCTGGAGATCGGCGCCAGGACACGCGCCGCCGCAAAGGCCATCGCGGAGAGCTATTACGGAGCCAAGCGCTAG